GCATCTCACAACAGAAActgagaaaagagagagagagtttacCATCAAGAACATATATATTCCATTAACCTGCTCTTTTTTTGTGTTTTGTCATTTAACAAGCAGTGTTAGGAGATGTTCTAGCTACTCCAGCCCCTACAAGTGTCAATCAGTGTGTGCAAGATCGATCCACAGGACAAGAAAGCTAGAGCTGCAGCCAGTACACGAAAAGGCTCGATATCTCACCACGAGCGAACCTTCAGTTGCTTTAAAATTCTTTTTATCATGCATGGTGCCGGCCTGGTTAAATTAGTGGAGGAATAGAATCACACTAAGTTAGATGTTTAATCGCAAGAAAATGGCGTCCATCCATGCCCGACCTGACCTGACCTGGGGGTGGTGAATGGAATGGAAAGAAAGCCTAGCTACTAGTACTAGTGATTCCATGGGTGACACAGAATCGATGCGAGTCTTGTCTGAATCCTTCGCTTTGCTCTGCATTTCATTGTTAGGCAGGatgcagaggaagaagaagaagagggctCCTTGTCAATGTcaactcctccctcttcttttaactttttttttgctttgcaTCTTGTCGCCAACTCAATTCGCCATggccgatgacgacgatgaccaAGATGAGGTGAGGCCCATTCACTTAGCGGGCCGAAACACGGGCCGGCCCAGCACGAGAATCAAAGCAGAGACAGACCGAGCTGTGCCCTAGCACaaagccggccgccgccgccgcgcgctcgtcTCGTTCGCCTCTCctctgcgtcgccgccgccgtcccgacGATTCAAGGTATCCTACTCTCCCTATTACTCTGGTTCGGTAGAATTAATCTTGGTGGTCAGCACTTGGTTGGTTGGTCGAATATGAattagcgtatgagcagctaaCCTTTTTGATTCATGTGGTGCCCAATTGTTTCTTGTGAAAtcgcaagaaaaaaatatttgtttcttGTGATGTATAGGGTTCGTTCCTCTGGTTGATTTGATTTGGTTATGGCAAACGGCAGCTTCTGCAAAGAATTTTACTACTCTTGTCCTGTTTGTGCAAGCTTAAGGCTTCTGTGTAACTGTATAGAATGCAACAACAGTGTGTTCTTTTGGGAAGATTTGGTCGTAATGTGAGAGGTCAATGGGTCATAGCTCTGCATCACTCTAGATCAAGTTTGGTGAATCTTTATCGGACATTTTACCTGTCAAGAAGTGTGTAAGAAGAACAACTAAGAAAGGCAATCACCTTCTTTGCACTAGAACTGATAGGCAAGATAGAACTCATTTAACTGTAGCTGCAAAACATCAGAACTTTAACTCGTGTGTTTTTAAATTCCATGGACAATGGTCTGCTTGTACTAGGATCTTAAATAGAAACGTCTGATTCTACATATCTTCACAAAATGCTTAGTACTTGCTGCTCTCAAGCACTTAATTATGTTCAACCCTTCTTTTGCCACTGCTGCTGGTTTCACACCTTCCAATTGTTGCGATGATTTCCCTATCTATATTACACATACAAATTCCAGCAAAACCTGTTCTCACATTCAGCTGCGAATTATGTTGGCAGGTTCAAGAGTCGATGGAAGACCAAACAGCTGCTGCAGCAGGTCTTGATTCAAGAGTGAAAGCCAGCTTGGTTCTTGGAACAGAATCATTTGCAATCAGTTCAGAGTCCGGTATTCTATCGGAGCAGCTGGCTGCTATGAAGGAGAAGAGCATGGAGATCCTGAAGGGCTACATCACCAAGCATAATGCTCCCGCTGATGTCCCTGATGAACCCATCGAGGGATTATCTGATGATGAAGGAGACGCACCTGCTAAGAACCCACCAAAGAAACCTAAGAAGCAGAAGTGATCATCCAATTGTAATGGAAAAGGTTGATCTGGAAAAGATGTGATCGTCCTATCGTTGGATTCATGATGCTTAGAATTTGTAAGAAATTAGCTGCTCGTACAATAGTTTGCTCAAAGGCTGAACACACTGTATTTCTCCAGCTAGATGCAGATCTGCCCATTAACTTGTATGAGTAAGATATATCAACTTGAGGGGTACATGTAAACTGCAGCATAAGAAATTCTGGCAATTGCATATGCTATCATGAGTATTCAATCACTTGTTCGAGCTCCTCAGCAAAATTCTGAGCCCAGCGACCAACACAGGCCTGAGTTACAGACTTACGGCCTGATTTGGCCGTTCAGTCAAGTAGGAAATTATAGTATATAAAGGTAAGGTTTAAAGAAAGCAAAAGGGCAGATAACATTCTTCCTTCCGCACAGCAGAtttgttttggcgttttttagTTATCTGTACATTCAACAGAGCGAACTGTGCTAGAATACTTTTAGGAATCACATTCTTTTCCTACATCAGGTGTACACCGAGTGCTAAAGCTCTGTTTCTTGGtcttgtaaaagaaaaaaaaatcctcaaagCATCTTCCTTGTTAAGTTTAACTTGTTCATCATCTTGGTGTAGTCCTGGTCACTCGTTGAAGATATGGAGAGCACAAGGACCTACTGATTAAGAACATTTTGGCCCCTCCCTTCGGAGTATGAAACAAGGGAAGCTAGCTTTATAATCAGTTCCAATTCTGTATCTGCAGTCTTGCCCCTTGATCAGAGTGCAGAAGTCAGATAAAAAGGCAGGCATACCATTTCCTCGGCAACATTTTCGTGGATTTCTGCCTTGCACTAATCACAAATGCGGGCAACACCGCCACCACTATTACCATTACTTGCCAGTGTAACCTGATGAAGTTCATTGAGTACCTCAGTAAAATCATCTGGTGGGGGGCATGAGAATTCAAGGATCTTTCCTGAGTGAGGATGCTTAAATCTGAAAAAGGAACAATGTCACACTCAAATGGCAGAAAAATATGAATCGAAATGCATTTGGGATAATACCTACCCAAGCAACGCGGCATGGAGACATGGCCTGTCTATCTTTGATATCATATTTGAAAGATCACAATGATATCTTGAAGGAGTTCTGGGTCTCAAAAGTGACAATGCCATGCTTTTGGTACCTCCGTATGTTTCATCCCCAAGAAGGGGAATCCCTAGGTACTTTGCATGTGCTCGAATCTAAAAATTTAAAGTTGCATGTTCATCAATAAGATAAAAAAAGGTATCCTTGAATAGAATTTTCCAATATTAAGGAGTACTATAGCATATATAGATCAAATTTCAACTGTTGCTCATAATCCTTTGTACCTCTATTTCAAGCCATACAATAGATATGTAACCAAGCACTACCTATGCAAGATGCAAATTttcttaataaaataaaataatatgaaaGTATTTTACTAAGGATTGGTGCATCCTTTCTTAAAGAACTGGGATATTGTGGGGGGTCTAATAACCTGGTGAGTTCGTCCTGTCTCCAATCTCCACTCTACTAGTGCTGATCCACCACCAGCAAAGACCTCTCTTACTTTATACCTGTAGAATCTCTTGAGATTAGAAGGCCATCTACTAAGAACTAACATAGCTACTTGacagatttttatttaaaagccAAGCTCTTGTATAAAAATAAGATTGTCGCCATATCTACAAATATAATCACCTACCAGTATGAAGTGCTAACCTAATTTCTGTGATCAGTTGaaattcatattttttcaaattcAGGCTGTAACCAGTAAAGCTAGTGTATACAAGGAaccccctctcttttttttttctttttctttttcgaaatTCAGGTGGTTATGACTGGAGTTAACACATCTGCTATATTTGAAATGTTTTGACCCAATTTTCCCTTTATCATTCCTTAGTCCTAGCATTAACTGTGGGGCAAAGAAAAGTTGAACCTTTATGTTTCCTGTAATCCATACACAGCTCAACATAATAGACATCTCCACGTAAATAACACTGCTCCTAGTGGCATAACTTCTAAAGTTTGATGCTTGATTAGTTAGCTATTTAGCTTAGTCAGTTCTTGAGATTAATTATATTCAAGCAAATTAAAAGGGAAAAGTGAAAAGCATAAATCACCTACTAGCGGCATGTCGTGCATATCTATGGCCTGATCCAGGAGTGGCAATCATACGGATCCGGTTGTTAGGATCACGAGCTATAGGAACTTCAATCCTGCCAGAATTCGGATTCGGTGCACCACAAGTAAGACTGATGTACACTCTGCGTATTGTATGCAGCTTGAATTGTTCTGCTAATTGTGCATGAGAATGCTCATCCTGTTAACAAGGGGAGAGTACAAAAGGTCTTAATGCTAACTTGGTAGCAATAAAAGAATCTACATTCAATGCAGTAACCCTTGAAATTCCATAAATTATGTGCTAGTTTACAAAAGGAAAAGAGTGTTCTGTTTTGGGTTAGAACAAACCAGTCAGTACCTTGGCTACAACAAGTAGTCCACTTGTACCCTTATCAAGCCTATGCACGATACCAGGACGCACAAGAGCTTCACGGACTTCTGAACTTACTTCGCCAGTAGTAAATTGATCGATGTCAAACACATCAATATCATCATCTGAAGAATCAGGGCATTCATCATCAATTGAATTACGTGCTAAACAGGTAAATGTTGAAATCTTGCAGTGGTGAAGTATAGCATTGACTAAGGTGCCATTTGCATTTCCTGGTGCTGGGTGAACAACCTAAAAGTCACAACAAACAAATATCACCATGCAGGAACAACTGTTTCGTCCATgaattgaaaattcaaaacaaGAGTTTAAGGATTAAAGTGAAAATGCATCGATAAAGAAAGACAGGATGTAGGAGCAACCCCAAAAAAATCTCTTATTGGTTGTAAAGGCATATTATCAGCAAATATACAAGACTAGAATATACAACTCTAAATATTTGCAGCTGTGACTTGTGGGACCTGCAATTGCTGGAATGGTAAGACTGTTTCTCATAGAAGAAAGCAGACTAGAGGGCTCCAGAGTCGTGTAAAGTACAGCTTCTGATTGATGCTCGGAGCAAAGCAAACAAAATGCCAAAGACATCAAGCAACAAACTAGCAGAAGCTGTCACCTTAATGGCTTGTTTTGTTTAGAAATGGTGATTGGTGAGATAGAATGTGCAACCTCTAGCCCTTGTGGCAGTGCTtttgaatgttttttttggtGGTGTGGCTCCACTCAGTTTTATTTCGACTGAGCAATTCATTAGAATGAAAGAGTTTAATGTCCTTTAGAGTCTTTAAAAAACCTATTCAGACAAGTGTTGCTTTGGCATCCAGAGAAAATAAGAACCAGGAAACCAAAGCTTGCTCCAGTATCACTGAAATTCTGCAAATATGGCAAAAATCAAATGTTAGAAAAAATGGCGCATACCATATGAGCCGGTTTGTTCACAACGAGAAGATGGTCATCCTCATAAACAATGTCCAGTGGGATGTCCTCTGGCTCTGCTCTCAGTGGCTGCAGCTCCAACACCGTGCAGCTGACAATGTCTCCACCTTTTACCATATGTGAAACCTACATTTCGCAATGAATAGAAAATCGGCTTAAGAATACTATCAATGAGAACCAAACAGATAGTTATTGACATGTAGTTACAACTGCTACTACTTCATGGTCTGATATTTGCAATTGGAAAGATTTGTGCCATGTTCTGTACAAATCTTTACTCTACGGGAGATAGAGAACAATAACTCTAGGAAATTTACTTTGGGCCACCTTTAATTGCTGGTGTTTCGCTTTGGACCATCCTTCAacaaatgtttttattttggacCGGATAATTTTACCTTTGTGGCACTTTTGACTACCCTCAACTCTTTTATCCATCTACATCTAATTTGTTGTATGCCAATTGTCAAAGAAATGGACTACATACAGCTCAGCGAGTTTATTGACGAACAGGAGCCGGCGTACTCAAGGTCATTCATATGCTTGAGAAGAGAGTCGAGGTGCTCTAAAGTGAAACAAATGCAAAGATTACACGGCGCAATGTGAAAATATCGGTTAAAGAGTGGTCCAAAGCGAAACATCGGTAAGAAAAGATGGccaaaagtgaaatttacttgtAACTAACCTAACAATATAGTGATCTTTGCTCTAAAAAACATCTTTACTGTACGGTCTTCAGAATGAGAACACAAACTTAGGTTGAGTTAAGACAGCAAATTAGCAACTATAAATTGTAATTTGCTCAAGACATCGCTTATTGTTGAACTAATAGAAAGATGAAAGCTTAACTGGAAGCAAATGAGGTTTCGGGGAAATCGTGTCACCTTGGAGACGGGACGGCCattgacgacgacgaggccggcgcggaTGCTCGCCTGGATACGCGCGCGGCTGACGCCTCCGCCCCCGAGCCTCGCGGAGATCCACGCGTCGATCCTCGAGCGCCCCTCGCCGGCCGGCACGGCCTCCTCAAGGCGCGTCCCACCGTGGCCTCCCCTCCGGCTCGGCGCCACCGCCTCAGCAttcgcgtcggcggcgaggcatCTGGCGTGCGATGCCCCCACGCAACGGCTGCTTCTCCTCCTCTGTCGCCGCAGCAGGGCGGAGAGCGCGGTcgcgatcgccggcggcgacgccgccgccgtggttgcCATGGGAGATGGGAGGGGGAAGTGAAGTGGGCGAGGTGGATAATGTTTTGGTTAATGGGCCACATTTAGTTTgaaatgggccgggccggcctcCATTTACCCCCCACACAAAAAGGGCCGgagctctcttttttttttctttttcttttcattttttaaaaaacaacaaTACATGCTGCAGTCTAACCATGGAATGGCTACAAAATAAAATTGCGCTATTCCTTTTTTTATGTGATGGCATGGGAGAAAGAGACGTCAACAAATACACATGCACACCACACCTCACACACCTATAAATGGAATAATTAATTATCTGACATTCATACGAGTGGTGATAAAAAATTTATCATTGGAcccatatattatagaaagcgAGTGTTAAATAATTAATTGTCACGTCTTAAAATAGGTAAAAAGTTAAATGTCCCCCTGTAAAAGTACCTTACTATAACACACGCTCGTATAAACGGAGTCATGGAGAGACCAACGATAAATTCCCGGCAGATCCATTTAAAAGTGGAGTCATGGAGAGACCAACAATAGATTCCCGGCAGATCCTATTAAAAATGTGCTATTCTGGATTGTAAGGGATATGATTTTCTAGTGCACATTTATGGTGCTAAATAAAAAGCAAACAATTTGTCAGTTTTTTGGTGGGCTGAATTTAAAACTcgatattttatatacatattaaATGTGAACTAGTAATAAATTAGATGTATTTCATGTTGATTTAGGTGCCGTAGAAAATTGATTACTCCAACATAAGCACaaccaaaattaaaaacaattgCATAGTCCAAGTTGTCAACACCCATGTATTTATTCTAGTATAGTATATCTACACACTATGGTTATGAATGACTTGTGCACCCTCCTGATTCTCTTGTTAGGCATCAATCACACCATGATACTGCTGTGACATTTAATTTGTAGTGATccattttggaaaagaaaattgataattaaaataaatgtGATGGGGCCCACAAGAAGCATTAGGACGGTGGCCCCCTCACCATAACTGGCTGGCTCTGATGTAAATGGAAAACTTAGTGCTTGGCACTGTGGATATATGAATTGGCCATGCTTTCTTTTATGGGACAATAGTGGATGTGATctctcaaagatatatttttttctaaaaaaattatatacacgGTAATTAAGTCTCAGAactttataattattattttctatattcttatggaatttattttttctagtgATCATTAATTTCTTCAGATGTTTTTTTAAATGTAAATTGACTACTGTAAATGTAAACATATATACAACTGAATTTATAACCGATTTAACTACGTGATCCATCACTTATTGCATGTGATATTTCTTTATGTTATTTTGAGAGGCAGATTGCACGTGACGTGATTTTTAATTCATATACGTGAATAATTCACGCACCACTCGTACGTTCTGATCTTTATTTATTTCAGTTCACGGGGTGTGCGTAATGGGTGGGTCAAATCATAGTTCTCATTGATCCCACATATTAAAACATaagcatattaatttatttatgttttttcagGCAAAGAAAATGATAAGAAAGTTTTACGCCAGCCTAGCTGTTCAGTACTACGTACTCCTACTAGATATTTTAGCTTAAGATAAAAGGAGATTTTACAAGATGATAATTAGAACCTCTCTGTTGAGACAActtttacccaaaaaaaaaagtgtcgtTTGACCGCATATATATGACCTGTGCTGTCAGATACTCAAACAGAAACTTTAATTTGGGGAGTTGCACAGTAAAACTAATTATCAACGGCCATTTCAAGCAATAGTTGATTGTGATATTCTTTAAATATGGTCAAAATTGACGGCGTAGCTGGTTGCCTAACTCTGGTTGAAGGGTTTTAGCCATCATCGAATTAAAGTAGTTAGTTCTTTTTCCTACTAAAACGCATGCTAAAAAAACAGGGCTCAAATGGCAATAAATACATGATGCTCACTAAATTCTATTAAAAAGCTAGCATAATCTCGTgtttaatacatatatatgaactaaaatttaatttttaagggATGAAGTAGCGCACTCACGACGTCATCTCTGTATCTTTATTGTGTTTTTACCGGTAGTACTTAATTAGTTGCATTCTGttaaaaagaatttttttttcttttttgtggggaagAGAGAATATGTTAATTTGGATTTTGCAGTTTTCACACGCTAGCTAGCAGCAGCTTTTACTTAAAAACAGCAGCAATTTGAAACCTTCGTTGATCGAACTGCCTATATCTAATATGTAAATTAGCCATGGTTCTTTTAAGCACAAATTTTACTTATTTTCTGAGAAGTTTACAAGTATTTTATTCTGAAGTTTATGACAAATTATTCAGTTCTTCGAGTGTGTGTTAATGCCCCCTTGAGTTGCTGTATAGAAAACCATTATTAGAAAAACGATTTTCGACCATAGGACCCATTTCACTATACAGGAACTCTAAAAACCCGCCTGTATAGGGGTGTGCGAGAGGATTTGAATATTTGATGGTCGACCGCTTATGAAGATTCATTATCATATACGATCACTTAAGAGGTTTATATGCGAACTGCGAACGTAGATATGTATGCTATATATTGTGTTGTGGATTTGGGAACTTTGGGATTTTGTGTGTGTGGATTTGTGAATTACTGTGAATGTGAATTGGAGTTGAGTCTGGGAAGCTGTCGCCGCTGAGAAACGACGTctgtggaattttttttcgcCGAAAATGTGTATTTCAGGCGGATGGCTCAACTTGGCCGTCTACGAAAATcatgcaaaaatagattttttaagGAGTGAACCCTACGTGTACATCCAAGATCTGGGTTTGCACAGTGCATGTGCCCACAAGGATATCGATCTCACTGTGTGAGCAACTGCGTGTACATATGTGTACCCCAGTTGCCGACAATGCAATGTACTGGCTACTAAAACACGCGATGCCACAGTAAACAGTGTCATTATTTATGCTGTAGTTATAAACAGTGTCATTATTGGATCTATCAATTTGAGAAGTATTCTTTTTATGCTAGTAGTCGATCGCATAAAAAAATGTCATGTCAAAATTTATGCTAGTATGGATAAAAATAGCATCATTATTGGATCTATCAAACtgagaagtattttttttctaagaaattATAAACATGTACTTATTAAAAAAGAAGGAACATATACTATGAACACATAATCTTATGGTACACACTCCGtacacaccaactaacaaagttcacccaagtttataaaaaaaaagtagtgcaCATATTTTCAATAATATTACACCCATATGGAAATTTTGGCCTAAAAATGACAATTATGACATATAGTTTTAAAACTATCACTTTTTatagctaaaatataatgaatttgaagttGATACTTTATAGATATATGCAATACTGCTGTTGGAAATACGTGTATGCTTGTTAGTTGGTGTGTATAGAATACGGTCCTATAAAAACATATTCTCTTTTTAAAATGCTTGGGCAATAAACTGGCGATGGATTTAATATCTTACATGTGGTACATGTGGACAGGTCACTCTAGATATATACATCATTGCAATTTTCTGATCAATTTACGTTGTGCTGGTAGTACTATATGTATTATGTATACTATATGCCTATATACAcgggtggagaaacccttttcAGTCCCAGTTTGCAACTCCTTTAGTCCCAGGTTGTAAATCGGGACCGCGAATCTGGAACTAAAgatgggtatctttagtcccaggtgAAATAACTGGGACTAATTTCACCTGGGACTAAATATAAATCTTTGGTCCAGTTGGtgttttcaaccggg
The Oryza sativa Japonica Group chromosome 6, ASM3414082v1 DNA segment above includes these coding regions:
- the LOC9267113 gene encoding uncharacterized LOC9267113, yielding MEDQTAAAAGLDSRVKASLVLGTESFAISSESGILSEQLAAMKEKSMEILKGYITKHNAPADVPDEPIEGLSDDEGDAPAKNPPKKPKKQK
- the LOC4342081 gene encoding rNA pseudouridine synthase 2, chloroplastic; this encodes MATTAAASPPAIATALSALLRRQRRRSSRCVGASHARCLAADANAEAVAPSRRGGHGGTRLEEAVPAGEGRSRIDAWISARLGGGGVSRARIQASIRAGLVVVNGRPVSKVSHMVKGGDIVSCTVLELQPLRAEPEDIPLDIVYEDDHLLVVNKPAHMVVHPAPGNANGTLVNAILHHCKISTFTCLARNSIDDECPDSSDDDIDVFDIDQFTTGEVSSEVREALVRPGIVHRLDKGTSGLLVVAKDEHSHAQLAEQFKLHTIRRVYISLTCGAPNPNSGRIEVPIARDPNNRIRMIATPGSGHRYARHAASRYKVREVFAGGGSALVEWRLETGRTHQIRAHAKYLGIPLLGDETYGGTKSMALSLLRPRTPSRYHCDLSNMISKIDRPCLHAALLGFKHPHSGKILEFSCPPPDDFTEVLNELHQVTLASNGNSGGGVARICD